The proteins below are encoded in one region of Brassica napus cultivar Da-Ae chromosome A6, Da-Ae, whole genome shotgun sequence:
- the LOC106355460 gene encoding uncharacterized protein LOC106355460 isoform X2, translating into MEEELRDMKAHKAYISMVDFVAEAQQGIPKLCPCGSITKETVDEEDTYDYLPGKRYFICKDFENDGLHFRQPWVTGVTEEVERLKLRVHEHEKLLRECEALKAQVAMLVKRVTELELLH; encoded by the exons ATGGAGGAAGAACTTCGAGATATGAAAGCACACAAAGCGTACATCAGCATGGTTGATTTCGTTGCAGAAGCGCAACAGGGCATTCCCAAACTGTGCCCTTGTGGCTCAATCACGAAGGAAACCGTTGATGAAGAGGACACTTACGACTACCTCCCTGGGAAAAGATACTTCATATGCAAAGACTTCGAG AATGACGGCCTTCATTTCAGGCAACCATGGGTTACGGGTGTGACAGAAGAGGTTGAGAGGCTGAAGCTACGGGTTCACGAGCATGAGAAGCTTCTCAGAGAGTGTGAGGCACTTAAG GCACAGGTTGCAATGCTGGTAAAGCGGGTGACAGAACTTGAGTTACTGCACTGA
- the LOC125610013 gene encoding glutathione S-transferase T3-like translates to MESSSSFVNLLTSQGSVDLDSLETPFVSTQPPQEPSVKERRKWTVKDDLVLIGAWLNTSKDSIVSNEQKGAAFWKRIVEYYNSSPLLVGLVPRELGQCKQRWARINDLVCKFAGCYDTALREQRSGQNDNDVMKAALDIFNSDHNMKFNLEHAWRELRHDVKWCSTYMEKDKDKRKATPVPEPEERPVGVKAAKAAGKRHRTGKDEELSKLEGLMELKKQISKQSLLESLLTKPEPLNEMELALKTKLLSELLS, encoded by the coding sequence ATGGAAAGCTCCTCTAGTTTTGTTAACCTGTTAACGAGTCAAGGGTCAGTTGACCTTGACTCATTAGAAACTCCTTTTGTTAGTACCCAACCTCCGCAAGAGCCAAGTGTGAAAGAGAGGAGGAAGTGGACTGTCAAGGACGATTTAGTCCTCATTGGGGCTTGGCTCAACACCAGCAAAGATTCAATAGTCAGTAACGAACAGAAAGGCGCTGCCTTCTGGAAGAGGATTGTAGAGTATTACAACTCCAGTCCTCTACTCGTTGGGCTGGTGCCTAGAGAACTAGGGCAATGCAAGCAAAGATGGGCCAGGATCAATGATCTGGTCTGTAAGTTTGCTGGCTGCTACGACACGGCCTTGAGGGAACAGAGAAGCGGGCAAAACGACAATGACGTGATGAAGGCTGCGTTGGATATCTTCAACAGTGACCACAACATGAAGTTCAACTTAGAACATGCGTGGAGGGAGCTTAGGCACGATGTGAAATGGTGTTCTACGTATATGGAGAAGGACAAGGATAAGCGCAAGGCAACTCCAGTGCCAGAGCCAGAAGAAAGACCGGTGGGGGTTAAGGCTGCTAAGGCTGCGGGTAAGAGGCACAGAACTGGAAAAGATGAAGAGTTAAGCAAGCTAGAAGGACTTATGGAGCTGAAAAAGCAAATCTCTAAGCAAAGTTTGCTAGAGAGTTTGCTAACCAAACCAGAGCCACTCAATGAGATGGAATTGGCCCTGAAAACGAAACTGTTGTCTGAATTATTGTCATGA
- the LOC106355460 gene encoding putative nuclease HARBI1 isoform X1, with protein sequence MGDEVDRRLNAALDEAVDEYLEDTYNDIVKKQKKKERKRAYVERNREEGHSRLWNDYFSENPTFPPHLFRRRFRMNKEVFMRIVDRLSENYPFFQQRRDAVGRLGLSPLQKCTAALRMLAYGCAADAVDEYLRLGESTALSCLTNFTEGVIDLFGEEYMRRPTPEDLQRLLDIGEIRGFPGMIGSIDCMHWEWKNCPTAWKGQYTRGSGKPTIVLEAVASQDLWIWHAFFGPPGTLNDINVLDRSPVFDDILQGRAPRVQYLVNGHQYGLPYYLTDGIYPRWSTFIQSISNPQSPEAQLFAKVQESTRKDVERAFGVLQARFAIVKNPAILWDKTQIGMVMRTCIILHNMIVENERNGYSGCDISEFEEGESSRSSEVDMSYTRRPSNLRTMLEIRTQVRDPHTHEQLKFDLIQNIWNKFGNDANV encoded by the coding sequence ATGGGAGATGAAGTGGATCGCAGATTAAATGCGGCTTTAGATGAAGCAGTCGATGAATATTTGGAAGATACATACAACGACATCGTAaagaagcaaaaaaagaaagagagaaaacgTGCATATGTCGAAAGAAACCGCGAAGAGGGCCATTCCCGTCTATGGAATGACTACTTCAGTGAAAATCCAACATTTCCGCCTCATTTATTCAGACGCCGTTTCCGCATGAACAAGGAAGTTTTCATGCGTATTGTCGATCGTCTATCAGAAAATTATCCTTTCTTccaacaaagaagagatgctGTCGGAAGATTAGGTCTATCTCCACTAcaaaagtgtacggcagctCTTCGTATGCTTGCTTATGGCTGTGCGGCTGACGCCGTTGACGAATACCTCAGACTTGGTGAAAGCACGGCACTTTCATGTTTAACGAATTTCACAGAAGGGGTAATTGATTTATTTGGAGAAGAGTATATGCGAAGACCCACTCCagaggatcttcaacgattgctcgatattggagagattCGCGGCTTTCCGGgaatgataggaagcatcgattgtatgcattgggagtggaaaaattgcccaaccgcttggaaaggacagtACACACGTGGATCAGGAAAGCCAACCATTGTCTTGGAAGCTGTAGCTTCCCAAGATCTTTGGATTTGGCACGCTTTTTTTggtcctccaggtaccttaaacgatattaacgtcCTCGATCGatctcctgtttttgatgacattttacaaggtcgagctccaAGGGTACAATACCTCGTAAACGGACACCAATATGGTTTGCCTTACTACCTCACAGACGGCATATATCCAagatggtcaacatttatccaatctatctcaAACCCTCAAAGCCCTGAAGCACAGTTATTTGCTAAAGTTCAGGAGTCCacccgaaaagatgtggagcgtGCTTTCGGagtattgcaagctcgatttgcaaTAGTTAAAAACCCGGCTATTTTGTGGGACAAGACCCAAATAGGGATGGTTATGCgaacatgtatcatactccacaATATGATAGTGGAAAATGAACGCAATGGATACAGCGGGTGTGATATATCAGAGTTTGAAGAAGGAGAGTCGAGTAGAAGTTCAGAGGTGGATATGTCATATACTCGCAGGCCTTCAAATCTCCGAACTATGCTTGAAATACGTACTCAAGTTCGTGACCCACATACGCATGaacaattgaaatttgatttgatccaaaatatttggaacaagtTTGGTAATGATGCAAATGTTTAA